In Hyalangium gracile, the following are encoded in one genomic region:
- a CDS encoding pilus assembly protein — translation MTSKVLRGALASLLLLLCACSNFDQEVDAFCRRNPDRCGEAPDAGPSPDAGVEDAGVPDSGLPDSGVPDAGDPDAGVPDGGTPDGGPLNTCVPGNTPPSLTGSTHLHILFDTSGSMRELPQISNSEHSSFFNITADGCVNPRLDAFSTSRGWDPSFRYPLPDPGTGLGSDNGFPNLFQDDKFYAYMYWNDSSEPAFQWTTKEQACQSQVPSWDTTNAPTYNQCLQCLGTKGYWKLPGATGRDTPPLSNLDFIFWGRFLNFNPPKYVTAKAVLKSIIKDLSKVRVGITHFSNSSPYSTVLQRQNPSCQQHAADASAFDAYRASYINSINGLQFTTGTPLGRSLLNIGYYFTSDDSIYQTRFNFGSSYTYPPEFKNSPLDTQGRSICWSCQAPTVIIITDGEPSSDSFTSAQAAQLRTVNGGPVYCPDSAPCTSGTSASSRDKGTSETSFTDDNPNYYLDDVAKMLYEQDLQESAPPQVGDFDTTGKQNVITYTVGFGINSNLLKHTAQVGGGMYYTADDSNSLRQALLDIIQSSRSRSVFSSSPQTSPR, via the coding sequence ATGACATCGAAGGTCCTGCGCGGCGCTCTCGCCAGCCTGCTGCTGCTCCTCTGCGCCTGCTCCAACTTCGATCAGGAGGTGGACGCGTTCTGCCGACGCAACCCGGATCGCTGTGGCGAGGCGCCGGATGCCGGGCCCTCTCCTGACGCGGGAGTCGAGGACGCGGGAGTGCCGGACTCAGGGCTGCCGGACTCGGGGGTGCCGGACGCGGGAGACCCCGACGCGGGAGTTCCGGACGGGGGGACTCCCGACGGGGGTCCCCTCAACACGTGCGTGCCTGGCAACACCCCTCCCTCCCTCACCGGAAGCACCCACCTCCACATCCTCTTCGATACGTCGGGCTCCATGCGGGAGCTGCCGCAGATCAGCAACAGCGAGCACAGCTCCTTCTTCAACATCACCGCCGACGGCTGCGTCAACCCACGCCTCGACGCGTTCTCGACCAGCCGAGGCTGGGATCCGAGCTTTCGCTATCCCCTCCCGGATCCAGGCACCGGACTCGGCTCGGACAACGGCTTCCCCAACCTGTTCCAGGACGACAAGTTCTACGCGTACATGTACTGGAACGACAGCAGCGAGCCGGCCTTCCAGTGGACCACGAAAGAGCAGGCCTGCCAGTCGCAGGTACCCAGCTGGGACACCACCAACGCCCCGACCTACAACCAGTGCCTCCAGTGCCTGGGCACCAAGGGTTACTGGAAGCTGCCAGGCGCCACTGGGCGCGACACCCCGCCCCTGAGCAACCTGGACTTCATCTTCTGGGGTCGCTTCCTCAACTTCAACCCGCCCAAGTACGTCACCGCGAAGGCCGTGCTCAAGTCCATCATCAAGGATCTGAGCAAGGTGCGCGTGGGCATCACCCACTTCTCGAACAGCAGCCCCTACAGCACGGTGCTCCAGCGCCAGAACCCCTCGTGCCAGCAGCACGCCGCGGACGCCAGCGCCTTCGACGCCTACCGCGCCAGCTACATCAACTCCATCAACGGCCTGCAGTTCACCACGGGCACGCCGCTGGGCCGGTCGCTGCTCAACATCGGCTACTACTTCACCTCGGACGACAGCATCTACCAGACGCGGTTCAACTTCGGCTCGAGCTACACCTACCCGCCCGAGTTCAAGAACAGCCCGCTCGACACGCAGGGCCGCAGCATCTGCTGGAGCTGCCAGGCCCCCACGGTCATCATCATCACCGACGGTGAGCCCAGCAGCGACAGCTTCACCTCCGCGCAGGCGGCCCAGCTGCGCACGGTGAATGGTGGCCCCGTGTACTGTCCGGACTCCGCGCCGTGCACCTCGGGTACCAGCGCCTCCAGCCGAGACAAGGGCACCAGCGAAACCAGCTTCACCGACGACAACCCCAACTACTACCTGGATGACGTGGCCAAGATGCTCTACGAGCAGGACCTGCAGGAGAGCGCACCTCCCCAGGTCGGTGACTTCGACACCACCGGCAAGCAGAACGTCATCACCTATACGGTGGGCTTCGGCATCAACAGCAACCTGCTGAAGCACACCGCCCAGGTAGGCGGCGGCATGTATTACACAGCCGACGACTCCAACAGCCTGAGACAGGCCCTGCTGGACATCATCCAGAGCTCGCGGTCTCGCTCCGTCTTCTCTTCGAGTCCCCAGACCAGTCCCCGGTAG
- a CDS encoding LysM peptidoglycan-binding domain-containing protein: MANYRIRRGDTLSALATRFKTTVSALARANKIANPNLIIAGKTLRVPGAGGDSFEGPKGTGGSKGTGGSKGTGGSKGTGGTKGTGGAAAPGNATPAMRKLAEAGRKAALGMGGYNSQGLCATGVSRAIQNAFGFKVWGNGNQIDNNLPRDKFKQVNMSLAEALKIPGLVLTWEKTPSRLGSIYGHTAITTGDGKSSVSDFIERNTLGASGRSGLKIFMPTM, encoded by the coding sequence ATGGCCAACTACCGCATCCGTCGGGGCGACACCCTCTCTGCCCTGGCCACCCGCTTCAAGACCACCGTCTCGGCGCTCGCTCGCGCCAACAAGATCGCCAACCCCAACCTCATCATCGCTGGCAAGACCCTGCGCGTTCCGGGCGCCGGCGGTGACAGCTTCGAGGGCCCCAAGGGCACTGGCGGTTCGAAGGGCACTGGCGGTTCGAAGGGCACCGGCGGCTCGAAGGGCACAGGCGGCACGAAGGGCACCGGCGGCGCCGCGGCCCCGGGCAATGCGACGCCCGCGATGCGCAAGCTGGCGGAGGCGGGCCGCAAGGCCGCGCTGGGCATGGGCGGCTACAACAGCCAGGGCCTGTGCGCCACCGGCGTGAGCCGGGCCATCCAGAACGCCTTCGGCTTCAAGGTCTGGGGCAACGGCAACCAGATCGACAACAACCTGCCGCGCGACAAGTTCAAGCAGGTGAACATGTCGCTCGCGGAGGCGCTGAAGATCCCCGGCCTCGTCCTCACCTGGGAGAAGACCCCGTCGCGCCTGGGCAGCATCTATGGCCACACCGCCATCACCACCGGTGACGGCAAGTCGTCCGTGAGTGACTTCATCGAGCGCAACACGCTCGGAGCCAGCGGCCGCAGCGGCCTGAAGATCTTCATGCCGACCATGTAG